The following proteins come from a genomic window of Gottfriedia acidiceleris:
- the celB gene encoding PTS cellobiose transporter subunit IIC, giving the protein MANFTQMLEEKVMPIAGKIAGQRHLQALRDGIILTLPLIIVGSIFLILGFLPFDGYPDFMAKTFGAAWQTKLLYPVSASFDIMALIAGFGIAYRLAEHYKVDALNAGAISIASFILSTPYFTMFTPDGATAAIKVGGVLPMAFLGSKGLFVAIIIALFSTEIYRWVIQRNFVIKMPDGVPPSVSKSFVALFPAFLVILLVWIIRLLIEHTHYETLHNVVGDLLQDPLSRLGGSLAGALIAVLLIQLLWSVGLHGAAIVGGVMGPVWLAATDANRLALQGHHAMPNVVTQQFFDIFIYMGGSGATICFALMMLLFAKSQHAKQLGRLSIGPGIFNINEPITFGAPVVMNPLLLVPFILTPLVLVVTTYIGMKTGFAPKTHGIAIPWTTPPIIGGWLATGGNWRGSAMQLINLVVAFLIYFPFFRMWDKQNLQTEQGSPK; this is encoded by the coding sequence ATGGCCAACTTTACTCAAATGTTAGAAGAGAAAGTAATGCCTATTGCTGGAAAAATTGCGGGTCAAAGACACTTGCAAGCATTACGTGATGGAATTATTTTAACACTACCTCTTATTATTGTCGGTTCTATTTTCTTAATCTTAGGCTTCTTACCGTTTGACGGATATCCAGATTTTATGGCAAAAACATTCGGTGCCGCTTGGCAAACAAAGCTTCTTTATCCTGTTAGTGCTTCATTTGATATAATGGCGCTCATTGCAGGATTTGGTATCGCATATCGACTCGCTGAACATTATAAAGTAGATGCATTGAATGCTGGTGCGATCTCAATTGCCTCGTTCATTTTATCAACACCATACTTCACAATGTTTACGCCAGATGGAGCCACTGCTGCTATTAAAGTAGGCGGAGTGCTACCTATGGCATTTTTAGGAAGTAAGGGTCTGTTTGTTGCTATTATAATTGCGTTGTTCTCAACTGAAATTTATAGATGGGTCATTCAAAGAAATTTTGTTATTAAGATGCCGGATGGTGTACCACCTAGTGTAAGTAAATCATTCGTTGCATTATTCCCTGCATTTCTAGTTATTCTCTTAGTATGGATCATTCGATTATTAATTGAACATACACACTATGAAACTTTACACAATGTCGTTGGGGATCTATTACAAGATCCACTTAGTAGACTTGGTGGATCATTAGCTGGCGCTTTAATTGCCGTTTTATTAATTCAATTATTATGGTCAGTCGGATTACACGGTGCGGCAATTGTCGGTGGTGTAATGGGTCCAGTATGGTTAGCAGCAACTGATGCAAACCGTTTAGCTCTTCAAGGTCATCATGCAATGCCAAATGTTGTTACACAACAATTCTTTGATATCTTCATCTACATGGGTGGTTCTGGTGCAACAATTTGTTTTGCTCTTATGATGCTATTATTTGCAAAGAGTCAGCATGCAAAACAACTAGGAAGGCTATCGATTGGACCTGGTATTTTCAATATTAATGAACCAATTACGTTCGGTGCGCCTGTAGTAATGAATCCATTGCTTTTAGTTCCGTTTATTCTAACGCCATTAGTACTTGTTGTAACCACATATATAGGAATGAAAACGGGGTTTGCTCCAAAAACACATGGTATTGCCATTCCTTGGACGACTCCACCAATTATCGGCGGTTGGCTAGCAACTGGAGGTAACTGGAGAGGATCTGCAATGCAATTGATTAATCTTGTTGTAGCGTTCTTAATTTACTTCCCATTCTTTAGAATGTGGGATAAACAAAATTTACAAACTGAACAAGGCTCACCAAAATAA
- the sleB gene encoding spore cortex-lytic enzyme, giving the protein MMRKLVFLKGPLILLIVLFSIFCNVQLNSVNAFTSQVLQMGATGEDVIELQSRLKYNGYYTSKVDGVFGYNTYWAVRNFQNNFGMPVDGVVGAKTKAMLVKATKYEKGENAGGGSNVPNGYSQNDIQLMANAVYGESRGEPYIGQVAVAAVILNRVSNPSFPNTVSGVIFEPGAFTAVSDGQIYLTPNETAKKAVLDAVNGWDPSESALYYFNPDTATSAWIWSRPQIKQIGRHIFCR; this is encoded by the coding sequence GTGATGAGGAAACTAGTTTTCTTAAAAGGCCCTTTAATATTACTAATCGTATTATTTAGTATCTTTTGTAATGTTCAACTTAATAGTGTAAATGCGTTTACAAGCCAAGTACTTCAAATGGGTGCTACAGGAGAAGATGTTATTGAATTACAATCTCGGTTAAAATACAACGGTTATTACACTAGCAAGGTCGATGGGGTGTTTGGATACAACACATATTGGGCGGTTAGGAATTTCCAAAATAATTTCGGAATGCCTGTCGATGGGGTTGTTGGAGCTAAGACAAAAGCGATGCTCGTAAAAGCAACAAAATATGAAAAAGGTGAAAATGCAGGTGGTGGATCAAATGTTCCGAATGGTTATTCACAAAATGATATTCAGCTAATGGCTAATGCGGTTTATGGTGAATCACGTGGTGAACCATATATCGGACAAGTAGCAGTTGCTGCAGTAATTCTGAATCGCGTTAGCAATCCATCGTTTCCAAACACAGTGTCAGGTGTTATTTTTGAGCCAGGTGCATTTACCGCTGTGTCAGACGGGCAAATTTATTTAACACCAAATGAGACAGCCAAAAAAGCTGTTTTAGACGCTGTAAATGGTTGGGATCCGAGTGAAAGTGCACTTTATTATTTTAATCCAGACACAGCGACAAGTGCTTGGATTTGGAGCAGACCACAAATAAAACAAATTGGTAGACATATATTTTGCCGATAA
- a CDS encoding DMT family transporter produces the protein MKKQQIYIILFCIMVVWGFNVIATKVLVENFMPVTMTAIRVFTAGVSVFIILFLIKKVRLLTKREFGYVFFAMLLNVVAHHYFLSIGLSQTSASNGGLILGMGPLLTALLSVFFLGSVMNFVRILGVLFGFAGVAFIVFQSGGGFHGVSHGDFYVFLAILAQASSFVLIKKVSKTLDPRLMTGYMLVMGSIILFGISQILEPGGMASMVHHSVGIWAVFFASAVVATAMGHMLYNFALGKVGTTEAAIFLNLNPFFSLIGAVLFLGEKIVITQVVGFILILIGVLFGSGVYEDVTRKFKRDNQIQF, from the coding sequence TTGAAGAAGCAACAAATTTATATCATTTTATTTTGTATTATGGTGGTATGGGGATTTAATGTAATTGCAACAAAAGTTCTAGTAGAGAACTTTATGCCAGTTACGATGACAGCTATCCGTGTTTTCACTGCTGGAGTAAGTGTTTTTATCATTTTGTTTTTAATAAAAAAAGTTCGTTTGCTTACAAAAAGAGAGTTTGGGTATGTATTTTTTGCGATGCTATTAAATGTAGTTGCACATCATTATTTTTTATCAATCGGTCTATCCCAAACTTCAGCATCTAACGGGGGCCTAATTCTCGGAATGGGACCACTTTTAACAGCCTTATTGTCAGTTTTCTTTTTAGGTAGTGTAATGAATTTTGTTAGAATTTTAGGTGTTTTATTTGGTTTTGCGGGTGTTGCTTTTATTGTTTTCCAGAGCGGCGGAGGTTTTCATGGTGTTTCGCATGGAGATTTTTATGTGTTTTTAGCAATCTTGGCTCAAGCATCTAGTTTTGTTTTAATTAAAAAAGTTTCGAAAACATTAGATCCCAGATTAATGACTGGATATATGCTAGTTATGGGTTCGATTATTTTATTTGGAATTAGTCAAATTCTTGAGCCAGGTGGAATGGCTAGTATGGTGCATCATTCAGTAGGAATTTGGGCGGTATTTTTTGCATCAGCAGTTGTTGCAACAGCTATGGGGCATATGCTATATAATTTTGCTCTTGGGAAGGTTGGCACAACAGAGGCAGCAATTTTTTTAAATTTAAATCCATTCTTTTCACTTATTGGTGCGGTATTATTTTTAGGTGAAAAAATTGTTATAACCCAAGTAGTCGGATTTATTTTAATTTTAATAGGTGTCTTGTTTGGTTCAGGAGTATATGAAGATGTAACTCGCAAATTTAAAAGAGATAATCAAATCCAATTCTAA
- a CDS encoding VanZ family protein: MKIIKLMNKIIVSALFVLYMYAIIRVILFKFRWRDISFLWYQLQTNLGNPVNLINELKMGNLMPFKTIFINIQSLSSWPDFSNLVGNIVAFIPFGMFLVLLSKNRRMSFISVFISSFSFSLCIESLQVVFSLGIFDVDDLILNTSGGLLGYCVIKLCDKVYNILFVNSSSSVGDREIVDKQEF; encoded by the coding sequence ATGAAGATAATAAAATTAATGAACAAAATTATTGTTTCAGCACTATTTGTCCTTTATATGTATGCAATAATTAGAGTTATTCTATTTAAGTTCCGCTGGAGAGATATATCCTTTCTTTGGTATCAACTTCAGACTAATCTCGGGAATCCTGTTAATCTCATAAACGAATTAAAAATGGGAAATCTTATGCCATTTAAAACAATATTCATTAATATTCAGAGTCTATCTTCGTGGCCTGATTTTAGTAATTTAGTTGGGAATATTGTAGCATTTATCCCATTTGGAATGTTTCTTGTACTTTTGTCTAAAAATAGAAGGATGTCATTCATAAGCGTATTCATTAGTTCTTTTAGTTTTAGTTTGTGCATAGAAAGCTTACAGGTTGTTTTTTCTCTAGGGATTTTTGATGTGGATGATCTAATACTAAATACCTCTGGAGGATTGCTTGGTTATTGTGTGATCAAGCTTTGTGATAAGGTTTATAATATACTTTTCGTAAATTCATCAAGCAGTGTCGGAGATAGAGAAATAGTTGATAAACAAGAATTTTAA
- a CDS encoding protein adenylyltransferase SelO, which translates to MTQGNVKSDAGWNFDNSYSNLPEFFFALQDLNPVSSPKLVVLNKPVALSLGLDIQSLQSEESVNVFAGNQVPKGGLPLAQAYAGHQFAHFNMLGDGRALLLGEQITPKNERFDVQLKGSGRTPYSRGGDGRAALGPMLREYIISEAMHALKIPTTRSLAVVTTGEQIQRETRLPGAVMTRIAASHIRVGTFQYVSRWGSVNELQELADYTIQRHYPEIELNDPNRYLSLLQGVIKRQASLIIKWQLVGFIHGVMNTDNMTISGETIDYGPCAFMDAYDPATVFSSIDLRGRYAYGNQPKMAGWNLARFAETLLPLLHDDQEKALEIAQNAISEYPIIYVDNWIAGMRRKLGILNEEEQDKSLIDELLEIMEKYKADYTNTFRALSYGNQDELPLLTSSEFKQWEKKWQERLSRQPESKEVSLQLMRDNNPYVIPRNHRVEEALEAAVENGDYSVMEKLLKALSNPFTESKEQINYCTLPPDPDRPYQTFCGT; encoded by the coding sequence ATGACTCAGGGAAATGTAAAAAGTGATGCAGGATGGAATTTTGATAATAGTTATTCAAATTTACCGGAATTCTTTTTTGCTCTTCAAGACTTAAATCCGGTAAGTTCACCGAAATTGGTTGTTCTAAATAAACCAGTGGCATTATCACTTGGTCTAGATATTCAATCACTTCAAAGTGAAGAAAGTGTAAATGTGTTTGCTGGGAATCAAGTGCCAAAAGGTGGATTGCCGCTTGCACAAGCATATGCAGGGCATCAGTTTGCACACTTTAATATGCTTGGGGATGGAAGAGCATTATTACTCGGTGAACAGATCACTCCAAAAAACGAACGATTTGATGTACAACTTAAAGGTTCAGGTAGAACACCTTATTCACGAGGTGGGGATGGTCGTGCAGCACTTGGACCGATGCTTCGCGAATACATTATTAGTGAGGCGATGCATGCACTAAAGATACCAACTACACGAAGTCTTGCTGTTGTAACGACAGGTGAACAAATCCAGCGTGAAACTCGATTGCCTGGGGCAGTTATGACCCGAATTGCTGCTAGTCATATTCGAGTTGGTACGTTTCAGTATGTTTCAAGATGGGGTAGTGTGAATGAACTTCAAGAACTTGCTGATTATACAATTCAAAGGCATTATCCGGAAATTGAATTAAATGATCCAAATCGATATCTTTCACTACTCCAAGGGGTCATTAAGCGCCAAGCTTCCTTAATTATCAAATGGCAATTAGTCGGTTTTATACATGGTGTAATGAACACTGACAATATGACAATTAGTGGTGAAACAATTGACTATGGTCCGTGTGCATTCATGGATGCGTACGATCCTGCAACTGTATTTAGCTCAATTGATCTCCGTGGTCGTTATGCATATGGAAACCAACCAAAAATGGCTGGTTGGAATCTTGCCCGATTTGCAGAAACATTATTACCTTTATTGCATGATGATCAGGAAAAAGCTTTAGAAATAGCACAGAATGCAATATCAGAATACCCAATTATTTATGTTGATAATTGGATTGCAGGCATGAGGAGAAAATTAGGGATACTTAATGAAGAAGAACAAGATAAGTCTTTAATTGATGAGTTACTTGAAATTATGGAAAAGTATAAAGCCGACTATACGAATACGTTTAGAGCATTATCATATGGTAATCAAGATGAGCTGCCTTTGTTAACATCATCTGAATTTAAACAATGGGAGAAGAAGTGGCAGGAGAGATTAAGTAGACAACCAGAATCAAAAGAAGTATCTCTTCAATTAATGAGAGACAACAATCCGTATGTAATCCCAAGAAATCATCGCGTAGAAGAAGCTTTAGAAGCAGCGGTAGAGAACGGAGATTATAGCGTGATGGAGAAATTGCTTAAAGCACTTTCTAATCCTTTTACTGAATCGAAAGAACAGATAAATTATTGTACACTACCTCCTGATCCGGATCGTCCTTATCAGACTTTTTGTGGTACATGA
- a CDS encoding PTS sugar transporter subunit IIB, with the protein MNILLCCAAGMSTSLLVTKMEAAAKSEGIDARIWAVSANDVKNHLDQADVLLVGPQVRYLLPQLKKEGLQKGIPVDAINPVHYGMCKGAEVLKFAIDLIGS; encoded by the coding sequence ATGAACATATTACTATGTTGTGCTGCCGGCATGTCTACAAGTTTATTAGTTACTAAAATGGAAGCTGCTGCAAAATCTGAAGGAATCGACGCAAGGATTTGGGCAGTGAGTGCTAATGATGTTAAAAATCATCTTGATCAAGCAGATGTATTACTTGTAGGTCCCCAAGTAAGGTATCTACTCCCACAATTAAAAAAAGAAGGTTTACAAAAAGGAATACCAGTTGATGCCATTAATCCGGTTCATTACGGGATGTGTAAAGGAGCAGAGGTACTGAAATTTGCAATCGATTTAATAGGTTCATAA
- a CDS encoding LTA synthase family protein, with protein sequence MSVIVSILVIGLSVLGFNVWWILITIVGSIGIFSYALSEKIKYTGEPFHPSDLFFLRDPIVFLQFSKLPFLLKWGGLIGIITFLFLGTFLAYKKWRNASARKNSLRFLLIVLLGVFFTFGSKEGYAYFVKNSNVKYIPWNYETSVERYGMYPAFLVTYMNSKREEPKVSNKVKNEVIKEINSLKPLSKPKQLPDILVIQSEAYSILDDMKLKWQTDPNAPLRSINEGIHGTLISNTFGGRTANEEFEVLTSLKLKRKFEDRTPYQEGKMGNRQSPSFIQDVRHFGMETIALHPFKTSFFKRKEVYPNIGFNQFLSEADLSSCQKFGSYLSDECSSKKALSLINKKGSQFVFFVTMQNHFDWRKGHFPEENMRVSGVPMDEELKGKVESYASGIYKSGNSLVSVWQEIKKRKNPTIVLFYGDHRPTFGDIKETYEQWGAPIVKKEGEDWYNETPMWIWSNDKSTMDKIRNYSKPFLEKGKLKLESYEIAPLLMKVLTNGQIEHSWYDWVLRNHSNDIWDWVIYDRVYGDGITFNRK encoded by the coding sequence GTGTCAGTTATTGTCTCAATTCTAGTAATTGGGCTTTCTGTTCTAGGCTTTAATGTTTGGTGGATTTTAATTACGATTGTAGGTTCAATAGGAATTTTCTCATATGCTTTATCAGAGAAAATAAAATATACCGGAGAGCCGTTTCATCCAAGTGATTTATTTTTCCTACGTGATCCAATCGTCTTTTTACAATTTTCAAAGCTTCCATTTCTTCTCAAATGGGGAGGTTTAATTGGAATCATAACATTTCTTTTTTTAGGAACTTTCTTAGCCTATAAAAAATGGAGAAATGCTTCTGCAAGGAAAAATAGTTTGCGTTTTTTACTAATCGTATTGCTTGGGGTCTTTTTTACATTTGGATCAAAAGAAGGCTATGCTTATTTTGTAAAAAACTCAAATGTAAAATATATACCTTGGAATTACGAGACTAGTGTTGAAAGATATGGTATGTATCCAGCATTTTTAGTAACTTATATGAATAGCAAACGTGAAGAACCTAAAGTATCTAATAAAGTAAAAAATGAGGTCATTAAAGAAATCAATTCTTTAAAACCACTTTCTAAACCAAAACAATTACCAGATATTTTAGTGATTCAAAGTGAGGCTTACAGTATTTTAGATGACATGAAATTAAAATGGCAGACAGATCCAAATGCACCGCTTCGCTCTATAAATGAAGGTATTCATGGAACCCTAATAAGTAATACATTTGGAGGACGGACGGCTAACGAGGAATTTGAAGTACTAACTAGCCTAAAATTAAAACGTAAATTCGAAGATCGGACACCATACCAAGAAGGAAAAATGGGGAATAGACAATCACCTAGTTTCATTCAAGATGTTAGACATTTTGGCATGGAGACGATAGCCCTTCATCCATTTAAAACATCATTTTTCAAACGAAAAGAAGTTTATCCTAACATAGGATTTAATCAGTTCTTGTCAGAAGCAGATTTATCTTCTTGCCAAAAATTTGGTTCCTATTTATCAGACGAGTGTAGCTCGAAAAAAGCATTATCTCTAATTAATAAAAAGGGGAGTCAATTTGTATTTTTTGTGACAATGCAAAATCATTTTGATTGGCGTAAAGGTCATTTTCCTGAAGAAAACATGAGAGTTAGTGGAGTACCTATGGATGAGGAGTTAAAAGGAAAAGTAGAGAGTTATGCAAGTGGTATTTATAAAAGCGGCAATTCTCTTGTTTCAGTATGGCAAGAAATAAAAAAACGTAAGAATCCTACAATCGTTCTTTTTTATGGCGACCATCGTCCAACATTTGGCGATATAAAGGAAACCTACGAGCAGTGGGGAGCACCAATTGTGAAAAAAGAAGGAGAAGATTGGTATAATGAAACACCGATGTGGATTTGGAGTAATGACAAAAGTACAATGGACAAGATTAGAAACTATTCGAAGCCATTTTTAGAAAAAGGAAAGCTTAAATTAGAATCCTACGAAATTGCACCTCTTTTAATGAAAGTTCTAACAAACGGTCAGATTGAACATTCATGGTATGATTGGGTACTTCGAAATCATTCAAATGATATTTGGGATTGGGTAATATACGATCGAGTATATGGTGATGGTATTACCTTTAATAGAAAGTAA
- a CDS encoding glycosyltransferase produces MNKFEIQQRLEEIERIKIEIYQRMNKEIPEDLIFSKYHFKKLINGISVVIPTYKGEKVIKKCIESLKNQTLSPKYFEVFFIINGEKDQTEEILMNFIKEHNINHFNILHSEEASVSAARNMGIQQASKKYITFLDDDDYVSPNFLEKLFNHADEESVVISQVVDVDLEGNCNPNNPVNSQIKKALDTKIYTYTDLNSVLTMNACKLIPTKKVKTQRYELGLKSGEDVMFFTKLFALHHFHLKIVPLEEQAIYYRVLRDNSVSRRQNSFEFNVKERLEVMKHLDVLLGETNSPTIQQFIKGKIHAQYGFIDRYINNSNELREKVIEEVNKHSFVYFPYFKLYNGDTRSLIISYCFPPYVDTSGTVMAKRIIENNEVVDVIYNNMSKVRETDYRQNAMVDGFINNRMEISSASSFKQWKSMKDFIKKSLKEIKFKERIHGAYHKIYSRALWPASHFLAFEYKLKNPKAKWVAEFSDPILLDIHGKERKSAIIDLGFYKKVNALLKKKNFPLALNNNMFFWCEYIAYAFADEIVFTNENQLKYMSEMFPMKEMKEVILNKARICNQPTLPKQYYHVKASKYRMDENKVNLGYFGTFYQTRKLNEIIEGLKLTKPELRDKIKLHVFTSDPKSLANELSGEVIEKHVKVNPYVNFLEFLNFTTKFDCLIVNDAFTKDYKNINPYLPSKLSDYKGSGNNIWGIFEEGSILSRFETKYKSEIGDIEGASKVFEAIVTEKLIQQYNQLDEALPNEKLM; encoded by the coding sequence TTGAACAAGTTTGAAATTCAGCAAAGATTAGAAGAAATTGAAAGAATAAAGATTGAAATTTACCAACGAATGAATAAGGAAATCCCGGAAGACTTAATATTTTCAAAATATCATTTTAAAAAGTTGATAAACGGTATTAGCGTAGTCATCCCGACATACAAAGGTGAAAAAGTGATAAAAAAATGTATTGAATCATTAAAAAATCAAACTTTGTCACCAAAATATTTTGAAGTGTTCTTTATTATCAATGGAGAAAAAGATCAAACCGAAGAGATATTGATGAATTTCATTAAGGAACATAATATTAATCATTTCAATATTCTTCATTCAGAAGAAGCTAGCGTTTCAGCTGCAAGAAATATGGGGATTCAACAAGCATCAAAAAAATACATTACATTTTTGGATGACGATGATTACGTTTCACCTAACTTTCTTGAAAAACTATTCAATCATGCTGATGAAGAATCTGTTGTCATTTCACAAGTTGTCGACGTAGATCTAGAAGGTAATTGTAATCCTAATAATCCTGTTAACTCCCAAATTAAAAAAGCGTTAGATACTAAAATTTATACTTATACTGATTTAAATAGTGTTTTAACAATGAATGCTTGTAAATTAATACCAACAAAGAAAGTGAAAACTCAACGCTACGAACTCGGTTTAAAAAGTGGAGAAGATGTAATGTTTTTTACTAAATTATTTGCTTTGCATCATTTTCATTTAAAGATTGTTCCATTAGAAGAGCAGGCAATTTATTATCGAGTTTTAAGAGATAACTCAGTTTCTAGACGTCAAAATTCATTTGAGTTTAATGTAAAAGAGCGTTTAGAAGTAATGAAGCATCTTGATGTTTTACTAGGAGAAACGAATAGTCCTACGATTCAACAATTCATTAAAGGAAAAATACATGCTCAATATGGATTTATAGACAGGTATATTAACAATAGCAATGAATTGAGAGAAAAAGTAATTGAAGAAGTAAATAAACACAGTTTCGTCTATTTTCCTTATTTTAAGCTCTACAATGGAGATACGCGTTCTTTAATTATTTCTTATTGTTTTCCACCATATGTTGATACAAGTGGAACTGTAATGGCTAAGCGTATTATCGAAAATAATGAAGTGGTAGACGTAATTTATAATAATATGTCGAAGGTAAGAGAAACTGATTATCGACAAAATGCAATGGTGGATGGTTTTATTAATAATCGGATGGAAATATCATCTGCTAGTAGTTTTAAACAATGGAAATCAATGAAAGACTTTATTAAAAAATCTCTTAAAGAAATTAAATTCAAAGAAAGAATACATGGTGCATACCATAAAATTTATAGCCGAGCACTATGGCCTGCTTCACACTTTTTAGCATTTGAATATAAATTAAAAAATCCAAAGGCAAAATGGGTTGCAGAATTCTCTGATCCGATTCTATTAGATATTCATGGAAAAGAACGGAAGTCAGCAATTATTGATTTAGGGTTTTATAAAAAAGTAAATGCACTTTTAAAGAAAAAAAACTTTCCACTAGCTTTAAATAACAATATGTTTTTTTGGTGTGAGTACATTGCTTATGCATTTGCAGATGAAATTGTTTTTACAAATGAAAATCAATTGAAATACATGTCAGAAATGTTCCCAATGAAAGAAATGAAAGAAGTTATTTTAAATAAAGCTAGAATTTGTAATCAACCGACATTACCGAAGCAATATTATCACGTTAAAGCTAGTAAATATAGAATGGATGAAAACAAAGTAAACCTAGGGTACTTTGGAACGTTTTATCAAACGAGGAAATTAAATGAAATAATTGAAGGACTTAAATTAACGAAACCTGAATTAAGAGATAAAATTAAACTTCATGTTTTCACATCAGATCCAAAATCTCTTGCAAATGAACTTTCGGGAGAAGTAATTGAAAAACATGTAAAAGTGAATCCATATGTTAACTTTTTAGAGTTTTTAAATTTTACAACAAAATTCGATTGTCTAATTGTTAATGATGCATTTACGAAGGATTATAAAAATATTAATCCATACTTACCTTCTAAGTTGAGCGATTACAAAGGTAGTGGGAATAATATATGGGGTATTTTTGAAGAAGGCAGTATTCTCAGTAGATTTGAAACGAAATATAAATCTGAGATTGGCGATATTGAAGGTGCTTCTAAAGTGTTTGAAGCAATAGTTACGGAGAAATTAATTCAACAATACAACCAGCTTGATGAAGCATTACCGAATGAGAAATTAATGTAA
- the ypeB gene encoding germination protein YpeB, with protein MIKEAAIGVLAIGLIGTSYWGYTEHKAKNEINIQAENNYQRAFHELTYELDLLHDKIGDTLAMKSKSSLSPALVEVWGLTSQARSNVGQLPLRLLPVNKTEEFLTNIGDFSYRTAVRDLDKEPLTQNEYATLQKLYDNSAEIQGEIRKVQHLVFENKLRWMDVELAYAKDQHPKNNVIIDGFKTVERNVMSYSDANADPSLTNYKVNRASLSNVKGEKITTEQAKEIARKFLELNSTAQIKVDLTGEKLEDRYYSIEIKEPKTNSEIYMDITEKGGYPVWVIDSRNIKAQKIDLNQASINGLKFLERNKFSNMELTESSQYDTIGVFTYVTKQDGVRIYPESVTMKIALDDGSIVGFSSRNYLAAYTKRTIPKPKISVEEARNSISSNLKIMEERQAIILNKLNQEVLCYEFVGIRGNDTYQIFVNADTGVEEQIKKLNVLVENYD; from the coding sequence GTGATTAAGGAAGCTGCAATAGGCGTGTTAGCCATTGGACTGATCGGAACATCATATTGGGGTTATACAGAGCATAAGGCTAAAAACGAAATCAATATCCAGGCAGAAAACAACTATCAACGGGCATTTCATGAACTAACTTATGAATTAGACTTATTACATGATAAAATTGGCGATACTTTAGCAATGAAATCAAAGTCATCCCTCTCTCCAGCACTAGTTGAAGTATGGGGACTAACTTCTCAAGCTAGATCTAACGTAGGGCAACTTCCTTTGAGACTATTACCAGTCAATAAAACGGAGGAGTTTCTAACAAATATTGGCGATTTTAGTTATCGAACTGCGGTAAGAGATTTAGATAAAGAACCATTGACCCAAAATGAATACGCAACACTGCAAAAGTTATATGATAACTCTGCTGAAATTCAAGGAGAGATTAGGAAAGTTCAGCATCTGGTATTTGAGAATAAATTACGTTGGATGGATGTAGAGCTTGCTTATGCAAAAGATCAACATCCGAAAAATAACGTAATTATTGATGGATTTAAGACAGTTGAAAGGAATGTCATGTCATATTCCGATGCAAATGCAGACCCATCACTGACAAATTATAAAGTAAATCGTGCTAGCCTTTCAAATGTAAAAGGAGAAAAAATAACGACAGAGCAAGCGAAAGAAATTGCGAGGAAATTTCTTGAATTAAATAGTACAGCACAAATAAAAGTTGATCTTACAGGTGAAAAATTAGAAGATCGGTATTATAGCATAGAAATTAAGGAACCAAAAACAAATAGCGAAATTTATATGGATATTACCGAAAAAGGTGGCTATCCAGTTTGGGTGATTGATAGTCGAAATATTAAGGCACAAAAAATCGATTTAAATCAGGCTTCTATTAATGGACTTAAATTTTTAGAACGAAATAAATTCTCTAATATGGAGCTAACTGAAAGCTCACAATATGATACGATTGGTGTATTTACATATGTAACAAAACAGGACGGTGTAAGAATCTATCCTGAATCTGTTACGATGAAAATTGCTCTTGATGACGGAAGTATTGTAGGTTTTTCATCAAGAAATTACTTGGCAGCATATACAAAACGAACGATTCCAAAGCCGAAAATATCGGTTGAAGAAGCCAGAAATAGTATTAGTTCTAACTTAAAAATAATGGAAGAGCGCCAAGCGATTATTTTAAATAAATTGAATCAAGAAGTACTTTGCTATGAATTTGTAGGAATACGAGGTAATGACACATATCAAATATTCGTGAATGCGGATACTGGTGTCGAAGAACAGATTAAAAAACTGAATGTCTTAGTCGAAAACTACGACTGA